From a region of the Coprococcus comes ATCC 27758 genome:
- a CDS encoding ACT domain-containing protein, with the protein MKKCIITVVGKDSVGIIAKVCTYLAETNINILNISQTIVDGYFNMMAVADVENSKKELDIVAVELRDIGLQIGVNIHCQREEIFEKMHRV; encoded by the coding sequence ATGAAGAAATGCATTATTACAGTAGTCGGTAAAGATTCGGTCGGAATTATTGCGAAAGTATGTACATACCTGGCAGAGACCAATATCAATATTTTAAATATTTCCCAGACGATCGTGGATGGGTATTTTAATATGATGGCGGTTGCAGATGTGGAAAATTCAAAAAAAGAACTGGATATCGTAGCGGTAGAACTTCGTGATATCGGCTTACAGATCGGTGTCAATATTCATTGTCAGAGAGAAGAGATTTTTGAAAAAATGCACAGAGTGTAA
- a CDS encoding MBL fold metallo-hydrolase — MRLCSIASGSSGNCIYVGSDRTHLLVDTGISKKRIEEGLKELEIKGKELDGILITHEHADHIQGLGVFSRKYEIPIYGTPGTIRGIRDYKNLGKMPEGLYHEIQVDKEFKLGDIDVHPFAISHDANEPSGYRFEQDGKKIAVATDLGKYDEYTVENLKDLNAVLLESNHDIHMLEVGPYPYYLKQRVLGDRGHLSNELSGRLLCDILHNNLRSVLLGHLSKENNYEELAYETVKLEVTLGQNPYKGDDIPIAVAKRDQVSAVIEV, encoded by the coding sequence ATGAGATTATGCAGCATTGCCAGTGGCAGCAGCGGAAACTGTATTTATGTGGGGAGCGATCGAACGCATCTGCTTGTAGATACAGGAATCAGCAAAAAACGAATTGAGGAAGGCTTAAAGGAACTTGAAATAAAAGGGAAAGAGCTGGATGGAATTCTGATTACCCATGAACATGCAGATCATATTCAGGGACTTGGTGTATTCAGCAGAAAATATGAGATCCCGATCTATGGAACACCGGGAACGATTCGGGGAATCCGTGATTATAAAAATCTCGGGAAAATGCCGGAAGGACTTTACCATGAAATCCAGGTAGATAAAGAATTTAAGCTGGGTGATATTGACGTGCATCCATTTGCTATTTCCCATGATGCAAATGAACCGAGCGGCTACCGCTTTGAGCAGGATGGAAAGAAGATCGCGGTAGCAACGGATCTTGGAAAATACGATGAATATACGGTAGAGAACCTGAAGGATTTAAATGCGGTCCTGCTGGAATCTAACCATGATATACATATGCTGGAAGTCGGTCCTTATCCGTATTACCTGAAGCAGAGAGTTCTTGGGGACAGAGGACATTTATCAAATGAATTGTCAGGACGGCTTCTTTGTGATATACTACACAATAACTTGCGGAGTGTATTGCTGGGGCATTTGAGCAAGGAGAATAATTACGAAGAACTTGCATATGAGACTGTCAAGCTGGAGGTCACTTTGGGGCAGAACCCGTATAAGGGGGATGATATACCGATCGCAGTTGCAAAAAGGGATCAGGTGTCTGCAGTGATCGAGGTTTAG
- a CDS encoding PFL family protein produces the protein MINFYEVVETNQMIEEENLDVRTITLGISLMDCIDSDLDRLNEKIYKKITTLAKDLVSTGEKIESEFGIPIVNKRISITPVALVGGSACKKPEDFVTIAETLDKAAKEVGVNFIGGYSAIVSKGMTKSDELLIRSIPMAMAKTERVCSSVNVGSTKTGIDMDAVRLCGEIVKETAEATKDKDSIGCAKFVVLCNAPDDNPFMAGAFLGVTEGDAVINVGVSGPGVVKRAIEKCRGEGFQELCDTIKKTAFKVTRVGQLVAGEASKRLGIPFGIIDLSLAPTPAVGDSVAEILEEIGLERVGAPGTTAALVMLNDQVKKGGVMASSYVGGLSGAFIPVSEDKGMIDAVNAGSLCIEKLEAMTCVCSVGLDMIAIPGNTKATTISGIIADEMAIGMVNQKTTAVRVIPVVGKDVGDMAEFGGLLGYAPIMPVNEFDCSAFVNRKGRIPAPIHSFKN, from the coding sequence ATGATTAATTTTTACGAAGTAGTAGAAACAAACCAGATGATCGAAGAAGAAAATCTGGATGTAAGAACAATCACATTGGGCATCAGTCTGATGGACTGTATTGACTCAGATCTGGACAGACTGAATGAAAAGATATATAAAAAAATCACAACACTTGCAAAGGATCTTGTATCGACAGGAGAGAAGATTGAAAGTGAATTTGGAATTCCGATCGTTAATAAGCGGATTTCCATTACACCGGTTGCACTTGTTGGCGGTTCAGCCTGCAAAAAACCAGAGGATTTTGTGACGATCGCAGAGACACTGGATAAAGCAGCAAAGGAAGTCGGTGTAAACTTTATCGGAGGATACTCTGCAATCGTATCCAAGGGAATGACAAAGAGCGATGAACTCCTGATCCGTTCCATTCCGATGGCAATGGCAAAGACAGAGCGTGTATGCAGTTCGGTCAATGTAGGTTCGACAAAGACTGGTATTGATATGGATGCAGTCCGTCTTTGCGGCGAGATTGTAAAAGAGACAGCAGAGGCGACAAAGGACAAGGATTCGATTGGCTGTGCAAAATTTGTAGTTTTATGTAATGCACCGGATGATAACCCGTTTATGGCAGGGGCCTTTTTAGGTGTTACCGAAGGAGATGCCGTGATCAATGTCGGTGTCAGCGGACCTGGTGTTGTAAAAAGAGCGATTGAAAAATGTCGTGGCGAGGGCTTTCAGGAACTTTGTGATACGATCAAGAAGACCGCATTTAAGGTGACAAGGGTTGGTCAGCTTGTAGCCGGAGAAGCTTCCAAAAGGCTTGGTATTCCGTTCGGAATCATTGACCTGTCACTTGCACCGACACCGGCTGTTGGCGATTCAGTAGCGGAGATTCTGGAAGAAATCGGACTTGAGAGAGTTGGCGCACCAGGAACAACAGCAGCACTTGTTATGCTGAACGATCAGGTGAAAAAAGGTGGCGTTATGGCGTCTTCCTATGTAGGAGGTTTAAGCGGAGCTTTTATTCCGGTCAGTGAGGATAAAGGAATGATCGATGCAGTCAATGCCGGATCTCTTTGTATAGAAAAGCTGGAGGCGATGACTTGTGTCTGCTCGGTAGGACTTGATATGATCGCTATTCCGGGTAATACGAAAGCTACTACGATTTCCGGGATCATTGCGGATGAGATGGCGATCGGAATGGTCAATCAGAAGACAACGGCGGTTCGTGTGATACCTGTAGTTGGAAAGGATGTTGGAGATATGGCAGAGTTTGGTGGTCTTTTGGGATATGCGCCGATCATGCCGGTCAATGAATTTGACTGCAGTGCATTTGTGAATCGAAAGGGAAGAATTCCTGCACCGATACATAGTTTTAAAAATTAG
- a CDS encoding DegV family protein produces the protein MGKVAIVTDSNSGITQAEGKKMGIYVLPMPFYINEELFYEDITLTQEEFYEKLAGDADIKTSQPAPGDVMDMWDKALEEYDEVVHIPMSAGLSSSCETAIMLSQDYDGKVQVVNNHRISVTQRRSVEEAKKLADAGKSAAEIKELLEAIQWDSDIYITVDTLKYLKKGGRLTPAAAAIGTVLNLKPVLRLKGEKLDAFAKSRGWKSAKKTMIKTINEIRTSEFGDCDGKKDLYLDAAYTGDRKEAQEWLDELHEAFPEFEIRMDPLSLSVACHIGPGARAVTLTKILHVN, from the coding sequence ATGGGGAAAGTTGCGATTGTAACAGATAGTAACAGTGGAATTACACAGGCAGAAGGAAAGAAAATGGGAATTTACGTACTTCCGATGCCATTCTATATCAATGAGGAGTTGTTTTACGAGGATATCACACTCACGCAGGAGGAGTTTTATGAAAAACTGGCAGGAGATGCAGATATTAAGACTTCCCAACCGGCTCCCGGAGATGTAATGGATATGTGGGACAAGGCGCTGGAGGAATATGATGAGGTTGTACATATTCCGATGTCAGCCGGTCTTAGCAGTTCATGTGAGACTGCAATCATGCTTTCCCAGGACTATGATGGAAAAGTACAGGTCGTAAATAATCACCGGATTTCTGTTACGCAGCGAAGATCGGTGGAAGAGGCGAAAAAGCTTGCAGATGCTGGAAAGAGCGCGGCAGAAATTAAAGAACTGTTAGAAGCGATCCAGTGGGACAGTGATATCTATATTACAGTAGATACTTTAAAATACCTGAAGAAAGGCGGCAGACTTACACCGGCAGCTGCAGCGATTGGAACGGTTCTGAACCTGAAGCCAGTTCTCCGTCTTAAAGGAGAAAAGCTGGATGCGTTTGCAAAGTCAAGAGGATGGAAGAGTGCAAAGAAGACGATGATCAAGACAATTAATGAGATTCGTACTTCAGAATTCGGAGATTGTGATGGAAAAAAAGATCTGTATCTGGATGCAGCTTACACAGGAGACCGCAAGGAGGCACAGGAATGGCTGGATGAGCTTCATGAAGCATTTCCAGAGTTTGAAATCCGGATGGATCCACTGTCGTTGAGTGTGGCATGCCATATCGGACCTGGAGCCAGGGCGGTGACTCTTACCAAAATTCTTCATGTGAACTAA